In the Gemmatimonadota bacterium genome, one interval contains:
- the gap gene encoding type I glyceraldehyde-3-phosphate dehydrogenase, with protein MGIRVGINGFGRIGRQVIRAAKEQGANIDFVAVNDLTDTKTLAHLFKYDSVHRTYKGTVTSTSDSITVDGDTIKVFAQKDPAALPWKDLGVDIVLESTGRFTSAPDAKKHIDGGAKKVIISAPAKGEDITIVMGVNHDKYDPAKHHIMSNASCTTNCLVPLVKVIRDNFGFKHGSMVTIHSYTNDQNVLDLPHKDLRRARAAALSIIPTTTGAAKATSLVIPEVKGKIDGIAIRVPTPDVSLTELTVEVEKATTIAEVNAAFKAAAEGPMKGVLQYTEVELVSSDYIGNPHSSILDALNTNVIDGTMVKVSGWYDNEWGYACRCVDLIQYVGAKL; from the coding sequence ATGGGCATTCGGGTTGGCATCAACGGCTTCGGCCGCATCGGGCGTCAGGTCATTCGTGCGGCGAAGGAGCAGGGGGCGAACATCGACTTCGTCGCGGTGAACGACCTGACCGACACCAAGACGCTCGCACACCTGTTCAAGTACGATTCGGTGCACCGCACCTACAAGGGGACGGTGACCTCGACGTCGGATTCCATCACGGTCGACGGCGACACGATCAAGGTCTTCGCGCAGAAGGATCCGGCGGCGCTGCCGTGGAAGGACCTCGGGGTCGACATCGTGCTCGAGTCGACGGGACGCTTCACGAGCGCGCCGGATGCGAAGAAGCACATCGACGGCGGCGCGAAGAAGGTGATCATCTCCGCGCCGGCCAAGGGCGAGGACATCACGATCGTCATGGGCGTCAACCACGACAAGTACGACCCGGCCAAGCACCACATCATGTCCAACGCGTCGTGCACCACCAACTGTCTCGTGCCGCTGGTGAAGGTCATCCGCGACAACTTCGGCTTCAAGCACGGGTCGATGGTGACCATCCACTCGTACACGAACGACCAGAACGTCCTCGACCTCCCGCACAAGGACCTGCGTCGTGCGCGCGCCGCGGCGCTCTCGATCATCCCGACGACGACGGGGGCGGCAAAGGCCACCTCGCTCGTGATCCCCGAGGTGAAGGGGAAGATCGACGGCATCGCGATCCGCGTCCCGACCCCCGACGTGTCGCTCACCGAACTGACCGTCGAGGTGGAGAAGGCCACGACGATCGCCGAGGTCAACGCGGCGTTCAAGGCGGCGGCCGAGGGGCCGATGAAGGGGGTCCTGCAGTACACCGAGGTCGAACTCGTCTCGTCGGACTACATCGGGAACCCGCACTCGTCCATCCTCGACGCGCTCAACACCAACGTGATCGATGGGACGATGGTGAAGGTCTCGGGGTGGTACGACAACGAGTGGGGCTACGCCTGCCGCTGCGTCGACCTGATCCAGTACGTGGGCGCGAAGCTGTAG
- a CDS encoding phosphoglycerate kinase → MNKKTIRDLPDASLKGKRVLVRVDFNVPLDDAGNVTDDTRIVAALPTLEYLAQRGARVVLLSHLGRPKGGPDPKYSLAPVAKRLAERTSCKVHFHGSSADEAAVAATNALGDGEILLLENTRFHKGEEKNDEALSRSFAALGDLYVNDAFGSAHRAHSSTAGVTAFLKPAVAGFLMEKELDYLGTAIAEPKRPFIAILGGAKVSGKIDVIEALLPKVDGLLVGGAMACTFFKAMELETGKSLVEPDRVELAASLLERAGYRLTLPHDAVVSTAMDNPAGAHATKRDAIPADEAMFDIGPDTMQSYARAIESAKTILWNGPMGVFEVPPFNEGTLAIARAMANATKAGATTIVGGGDSAAAVAEAGLESAMSHVSTGGGASLEFLEGKKLPGVEALDDK, encoded by the coding sequence ATGAACAAGAAGACAATCCGCGACCTGCCCGATGCCTCCCTCAAGGGGAAGCGCGTGCTGGTGCGCGTCGACTTCAACGTCCCGCTCGACGACGCCGGCAACGTCACGGATGACACCCGCATCGTCGCCGCCCTGCCGACACTCGAGTACCTCGCCCAGCGCGGCGCCCGCGTGGTGCTGCTCTCGCACCTCGGTCGCCCCAAGGGAGGACCGGACCCGAAGTACTCGCTCGCCCCGGTCGCCAAGCGCCTGGCGGAGCGCACCAGCTGCAAGGTCCACTTCCACGGATCCTCGGCCGACGAGGCCGCCGTTGCAGCGACCAATGCGTTAGGCGACGGAGAGATCCTCCTGCTCGAGAACACCCGGTTCCACAAGGGTGAGGAGAAGAACGACGAGGCGCTGAGCCGGTCGTTCGCGGCGTTAGGCGACCTGTACGTCAACGATGCCTTCGGGTCCGCGCATCGGGCCCACTCGTCGACCGCCGGCGTGACCGCCTTCCTCAAGCCGGCCGTTGCCGGCTTCCTCATGGAGAAGGAACTCGACTACCTCGGCACCGCCATCGCCGAACCCAAGCGTCCGTTCATCGCCATCCTCGGCGGCGCGAAGGTGTCAGGCAAGATCGATGTCATCGAGGCGCTCCTGCCCAAGGTCGACGGCCTGCTCGTGGGTGGTGCAATGGCCTGCACCTTCTTCAAGGCGATGGAGTTGGAGACCGGGAAGTCGCTCGTCGAGCCTGACCGCGTTGAACTCGCCGCGTCGCTCCTCGAGCGCGCGGGCTATCGCCTCACGCTCCCGCACGATGCGGTCGTGTCGACGGCGATGGACAATCCGGCGGGAGCGCACGCGACCAAGCGTGATGCGATTCCGGCCGACGAGGCAATGTTCGACATTGGCCCGGACACGATGCAGTCGTACGCACGCGCCATCGAGTCGGCCAAGACGATCCTGTGGAACGGCCCCATGGGGGTGTTCGAAGTCCCGCCCTTCAACGAGGGGACGTTGGCGATCGCGCGCGCGATGGCGAACGCCACGAAGGCCGGTGCGACGACGATCGTGGGCGGTGGCGACTCGGCCGCAGCGGTGGCCGAGGCGGGGTTGGAAAGCGCCATGAGCCATGTCTCCACCGGAGGCGGCGCATCGCTGGAGTTCCTCGAGGGGAAGAAGCTCCCCGGGGTTGAAGCGCTGGACGACAAGTGA
- a CDS encoding triose-phosphate isomerase, with the protein MQRPVFAANWKMNHGPSDARAFMRSFLAHFARRTDRQVIFFPPAVTLTTVLEMIKERQDILVGVQNIHWEDKGAFTGELSAGMARDAGATVALVGHSERRHIFGETDEQTGLKVAAAVRAGLTPMLCVGETLEEREQGRTEQVVLRQLRAGIANIDPHHVATTLVAYEPVWAIGTGRTATPDDAGVIHVLIRQELVGLLGERGNAIPICYGGSANRGNASALLAAPEVDGLLVGGASLDAEGWSSIVRT; encoded by the coding sequence ATGCAACGCCCTGTCTTTGCCGCCAACTGGAAGATGAATCACGGCCCGAGCGACGCTCGGGCCTTCATGCGCTCGTTCCTGGCGCACTTCGCCCGACGTACCGATCGGCAGGTGATCTTCTTTCCGCCGGCGGTCACGCTCACGACCGTCCTGGAGATGATCAAGGAGCGGCAGGACATCCTGGTGGGGGTGCAGAACATCCACTGGGAGGATAAGGGGGCCTTCACCGGCGAACTGTCGGCGGGGATGGCTCGCGATGCAGGGGCGACGGTTGCGCTCGTGGGGCACTCGGAGCGCCGGCACATCTTCGGCGAGACCGATGAGCAGACGGGGCTGAAGGTCGCGGCCGCGGTTCGTGCCGGCCTCACGCCAATGCTCTGCGTAGGCGAGACGCTCGAGGAGCGCGAGCAGGGGCGCACCGAACAGGTGGTGCTGCGTCAGCTTCGGGCCGGGATCGCGAACATCGATCCGCATCACGTCGCCACGACGCTCGTCGCGTACGAGCCGGTCTGGGCCATCGGCACCGGACGCACCGCGACCCCGGACGATGCCGGTGTCATTCACGTGCTCATCCGTCAGGAACTGGTCGGTCTCCTGGGAGAGCGCGGAAATGCGATTCCGATCTGCTACGGCGGAAGCGCGAACCGCGGCAATGCGTCGGCTCTCTTGGCGGCCCCCGAGGTCGACGGACTGCTCGTGGGCGGAGCGTCGCTCGACGCCGAGGGATGGTCGTCGATTGTCCGCACTTGA
- the secG gene encoding preprotein translocase subunit SecG, whose translation MYTFLLIILVLVSLAVIGAVLLQSGKGGGLAASFGGASSSSDSLIGTRQAGNLLTRVSWWGGGVFLLLAFVLQLMSVRTRVPKSVLDTPLTQTPATAPAAPQTKGSTPVTAPVVPLEKAPATPAPQPKQP comes from the coding sequence ATGTACACCTTTCTCCTGATCATCCTCGTCCTCGTCAGCCTCGCCGTCATCGGCGCGGTCCTCCTTCAGTCGGGGAAGGGGGGCGGATTGGCTGCTTCCTTCGGCGGAGCGTCGTCATCGTCTGACTCGCTCATCGGCACGCGCCAGGCGGGCAATCTCCTCACGCGCGTGAGTTGGTGGGGCGGCGGCGTCTTCCTGTTGCTCGCCTTCGTGTTGCAGCTGATGTCGGTTCGCACGCGCGTGCCGAAGTCGGTCCTCGACACGCCGCTGACGCAGACGCCGGCGACCGCCCCCGCGGCGCCGCAGACCAAGGGATCGACCCCGGTCACCGCCCCCGTGGTGCCGCTCGAGAAGGCGCCCGCGACGCCGGCGCCTCAGCCCAAGCAGCCGTAG
- the carA gene encoding glutamine-hydrolyzing carbamoyl-phosphate synthase small subunit: MPGFLLLEDGTLFHGRLVASSPVTVAEVVFTTNMTGYQETFSDPSYRGQIVVMTAPMIGNYGINPEDPESGRPQIAGVVVRELSRTFSNWRASGDLQGWLGAANVPILEGIDTRQLTRHLRSVGVMRGVIGAGAEATDEARSALDACPSMEGLDLASVVTTDRAYEWGSADAPYHIVAYDYGIKRNILRLFESHGCRITVVPSTTTPEEVLALRPHGVFFSNGPGDPAAVTYAPHAIRTIGKAGIPVFGICLGHQLIGLSFGGSTMKLPFGHRGGNQPVKELATGRVLITSQNHGFAVLGSEQDIPGAPELEVTHVNLNDGTVEGLRHRTLPIFSVQYHPEAAPGPHDARPLFKQFINAVRGEVGRSGPNA, translated from the coding sequence ATCCCAGGGTTCCTCCTCCTCGAGGACGGAACCCTTTTTCACGGGCGGCTCGTTGCCTCGTCGCCCGTGACCGTGGCCGAAGTCGTGTTCACGACGAACATGACCGGATACCAGGAGACGTTCTCGGACCCGTCGTACCGCGGCCAGATCGTGGTCATGACGGCTCCAATGATCGGCAACTACGGGATCAACCCCGAAGATCCGGAGTCGGGCAGGCCGCAGATCGCTGGGGTCGTCGTGCGCGAACTCTCGCGCACCTTCTCCAACTGGCGGGCGAGCGGCGATCTTCAGGGCTGGCTCGGCGCAGCCAACGTCCCGATCCTCGAGGGGATCGACACGCGACAGCTCACGCGTCACCTCCGCTCGGTCGGCGTGATGCGTGGTGTGATCGGCGCCGGTGCCGAGGCGACCGACGAGGCGCGGTCGGCGCTCGATGCCTGTCCGTCGATGGAAGGGCTGGACCTCGCGTCGGTGGTGACGACGGATCGCGCCTACGAGTGGGGCAGTGCCGACGCGCCCTACCACATCGTGGCCTACGACTACGGGATCAAGCGGAACATCCTGCGCCTCTTCGAGTCGCATGGCTGCCGCATCACCGTGGTGCCGAGCACGACGACGCCTGAGGAGGTGCTGGCGCTGCGCCCGCATGGGGTCTTCTTCTCGAACGGCCCTGGCGATCCCGCGGCGGTGACCTACGCGCCCCACGCGATCCGAACGATCGGGAAGGCAGGAATCCCCGTCTTCGGGATCTGCCTCGGGCACCAGCTCATCGGGCTCAGCTTTGGTGGCTCGACCATGAAGCTCCCGTTTGGCCATCGGGGCGGCAATCAGCCGGTGAAAGAGCTGGCAACGGGACGCGTCCTCATCACCTCGCAGAACCACGGCTTTGCGGTCCTGGGGAGCGAGCAGGACATCCCCGGGGCGCCGGAGCTCGAGGTAACCCACGTGAACCTGAACGACGGGACGGTCGAGGGGCTGCGGCACCGCACCCTTCCGATCTTCTCGGTGCAATACCATCCCGAGGCCGCACCGGGGCCCCACGACGCGCGACCGCTGTTCAAGCAGTTCATCAACGCGGTGAGAGGCGAGGTTGGCCGAAGTGGTCCAAACGCTTGA
- a CDS encoding integration host factor subunit beta translates to MTKADLVERVTQQISRTAGPMISKKDCARVVDAFLDAIKEALQAQKNIEVRGFGTFKIRHRKTRMARNPRTGSPVEVSARPVPVFKPSKELRAMVADLEPLEGAELDDWDDDHEEEEMSEA, encoded by the coding sequence ATGACCAAAGCCGACCTCGTCGAGCGCGTCACGCAGCAGATTTCCCGCACGGCGGGCCCGATGATCTCGAAGAAGGACTGCGCCCGGGTGGTGGACGCGTTCCTCGACGCCATCAAGGAAGCGCTGCAGGCCCAGAAGAACATCGAGGTCCGCGGCTTCGGCACCTTCAAGATTCGCCATCGCAAGACCCGCATGGCGCGCAATCCACGGACGGGGTCGCCCGTCGAGGTCTCCGCCCGTCCGGTCCCCGTCTTCAAGCCGTCGAAGGAGCTGCGCGCCATGGTCGCCGACCTCGAGCCGCTCGAAGGGGCCGAACTGGACGACTGGGATGACGATCACGAGGAAGAGGAGATGAGCGAGGCGTAG
- a CDS encoding MoaD/ThiS family protein, with amino-acid sequence MPSVRVLLFASYADALGTSTLDVEIGPAACVRDVLASVRERAGAGRLPPAPLVAVNESYASLDDPVNERDEVAIIPPVAGG; translated from the coding sequence ATGCCCTCTGTTCGCGTTCTGCTTTTCGCCTCCTACGCTGACGCTCTCGGGACGTCGACGCTCGACGTCGAGATCGGTCCGGCGGCGTGCGTCCGGGACGTCCTCGCCTCGGTGCGGGAACGCGCCGGGGCGGGTCGACTCCCACCCGCCCCCCTCGTCGCCGTCAACGAGAGCTACGCCTCGCTCGACGATCCGGTCAACGAGCGCGACGAGGTTGCGATCATTCCGCCGGTGGCGGGGGGCTAA
- a CDS encoding molybdenum cofactor biosynthesis protein MoaE codes for MRVALVQAPIDVATLLTEVNTPSSGATTLFLGTVRDVNEGRPVLGIDYSAYASMAQREMELIAREASERFGTPHIVMEHRIGYLALTDVSIAIAVSHARRTPAMDAVRYAIEEVKKRVPIWKREHYIDGTREWVDPTRQYNDAQREVPR; via the coding sequence ATGCGCGTCGCCCTCGTCCAGGCGCCTATCGACGTCGCCACGCTGTTGACGGAGGTGAATACCCCCTCGTCCGGAGCCACGACGCTCTTTCTCGGCACCGTACGCGACGTCAACGAAGGGCGCCCCGTGCTGGGGATCGACTATTCGGCCTACGCGTCGATGGCGCAGCGCGAGATGGAGCTCATCGCGCGCGAGGCCAGCGAGCGCTTCGGCACGCCGCACATCGTCATGGAGCACCGCATCGGGTACCTCGCGCTCACCGACGTCAGCATCGCCATCGCCGTCTCGCATGCGCGACGCACGCCGGCGATGGACGCCGTGCGCTACGCCATCGAGGAGGTCAAGAAGCGCGTGCCGATCTGGAAGCGGGAGCACTACATCGACGGCACGCGCGAGTGGGTCGATCCCACGCGCCAGTACAACGATGCGCAGCGCGAGGTACCCCGATGA